A portion of the Aquicoccus sp. G2-2 genome contains these proteins:
- a CDS encoding SMP-30/gluconolactonase/LRE family protein has protein sequence MTLRERLQAWRYNLIPDHIIGEILQKRWTDNAIPFLALVITVAVFGSAISGFFNLMSLQASTRQLGEFILVVIGLSVVMLGGGIDLAVGSIFALGAFAAVTCFFIFHLPTSVAFLAALVTGIVFGAVNGYLIGYLRLRAFLTTLVTFIIGRALYEILVVNFGSKVQLSDASSDMWDFIGDGTILGLSVSMFVALVLAVVTHIALTRSRPGWHVLAVGGSRRSAHNAGIRVRHTVFLTYVFSGACSAVAGFLIATRLSGAGPGTGQGLEILALTAAVVGGNSLGGGRGSVAKGLMGAVIVLVMTNGLIRLGYGTGTNQMVLGLLLAAAVTIDIRWLKNRHKVLNEVYVAPVYLRLGKAESAEPGSGTQYELNNQLSEASAIGLGELEGPEDVILDRDENLYCGTRHGEIIRFFAPDYTRHEVFAHIGGFPLGLAFDRDENLLSCVGAMGLYKIAPDGEVTRLSAETRRSLTSIQDDARLRDPNDLDIAPDGKIYFTDSTKRYDAHEWAIDSIENRGTGRLLVYDPATDKTTTLLDGYRYTNGVAMAHDNKSLLFCESWANRIHRYWLEGPKAGTAECVIRDMPGYPDNINRASDGNYWMAWLGMRTPSFDLSLRHPGMRKRMARRLPQDEWLFPNINTGGIVKFNDKGEILQTFGDLSGQSHPMVTSIREHKGELFIGGILNNRIGRFKIEGADPNWTALDEYWGKRP, from the coding sequence ATGACCCTCCGAGAACGGCTTCAGGCCTGGCGCTATAACTTGATCCCCGATCATATCATCGGCGAGATTTTGCAAAAACGCTGGACCGACAACGCGATCCCCTTTCTGGCGCTGGTGATTACGGTGGCCGTGTTCGGCTCTGCGATCTCGGGGTTTTTCAACCTGATGTCGCTACAGGCATCGACGCGGCAACTGGGCGAGTTCATCCTTGTGGTCATCGGCCTTTCGGTGGTGATGCTCGGGGGTGGGATTGATCTTGCTGTCGGGTCGATCTTTGCCCTTGGAGCGTTCGCCGCTGTCACCTGCTTTTTCATTTTCCATCTGCCAACAAGCGTGGCGTTTCTGGCAGCCCTTGTTACCGGCATCGTCTTTGGGGCGGTGAATGGCTATCTGATCGGCTATCTGCGGCTTCGGGCGTTCCTGACGACGCTGGTGACGTTCATCATTGGCCGCGCACTTTATGAGATTCTGGTGGTCAATTTCGGCTCCAAGGTGCAGCTTTCCGATGCCTCTTCGGACATGTGGGATTTCATCGGTGACGGGACCATCCTTGGCCTGTCGGTTTCGATGTTCGTGGCGTTGGTTCTGGCGGTTGTCACCCATATTGCGCTGACCCGTTCGCGCCCCGGATGGCATGTGTTGGCGGTTGGCGGGTCGCGCCGGTCGGCCCATAACGCGGGCATTCGGGTCCGGCATACGGTGTTTTTGACCTATGTTTTTTCGGGCGCGTGTTCTGCCGTTGCCGGGTTTCTGATTGCCACCCGGCTCTCGGGGGCGGGGCCGGGCACCGGGCAGGGGTTGGAGATTCTTGCGCTGACCGCTGCCGTGGTGGGCGGCAATTCGCTGGGCGGGGGGCGTGGCTCTGTCGCCAAGGGGTTGATGGGGGCGGTGATTGTTCTGGTGATGACCAACGGGTTGATCCGGCTTGGCTATGGCACCGGGACCAATCAGATGGTGCTGGGCCTGTTATTGGCCGCTGCGGTGACGATTGATATTCGCTGGCTGAAGAACCGCCACAAGGTGCTGAACGAGGTTTACGTCGCGCCGGTTTACCTGCGGCTTGGCAAGGCGGAATCGGCGGAACCGGGGTCGGGCACGCAATATGAGTTGAACAACCAGCTATCGGAGGCCTCGGCCATCGGGTTGGGAGAGTTGGAAGGGCCGGAGGATGTTATCCTTGACCGCGATGAGAACCTCTATTGCGGCACGCGCCACGGTGAGATCATTCGCTTTTTCGCGCCGGATTACACCCGCCACGAGGTTTTTGCCCATATCGGAGGCTTCCCGCTGGGGCTTGCTTTTGATCGCGATGAGAACCTGCTCTCCTGTGTCGGGGCGATGGGGCTTTACAAGATTGCGCCGGATGGGGAGGTCACGCGGCTTTCGGCGGAGACCCGGCGTTCGCTGACTTCGATTCAGGATGATGCACGGCTACGTGACCCCAACGACCTTGATATCGCGCCGGACGGGAAGATTTATTTCACCGATTCCACCAAGCGCTATGACGCCCATGAATGGGCGATCGATTCGATCGAGAACCGGGGGACCGGGCGGTTGTTGGTTTATGATCCCGCGACCGACAAGACGACGACCCTGCTTGACGGGTATCGCTACACCAACGGTGTGGCGATGGCGCATGACAACAAGTCGCTGCTGTTTTGTGAAAGCTGGGCAAACCGGATTCACCGCTATTGGCTGGAAGGGCCGAAGGCGGGCACGGCGGAATGCGTGATCCGCGATATGCCGGGCTATCCTGACAACATCAACCGTGCCTCGGACGGGAATTACTGGATGGCGTGGCTGGGGATGCGGACGCCGTCGTTTGATCTGTCGCTGCGCCATCCGGGGATGCGCAAGCGGATGGCACGGCGATTGCCGCAGGATGAATGGCTGTTTCCCAACATCAACACCGGCGGCATCGTGAAATTCAACGACAAGGGCGAGATATTGCAGACCTTCGGCGATCTGTCGGGCCAGTCGCATCCGATGGTGACCTCGATCCGTGAACACAAGGGCGAGCTGTTTATCGGTGGAATTTTGAACAACCGGATTGGCCGTTTCAAGATTGAGGGTGCCGATCCGAACTGGACGGCGCTGGATGAGTATTGGGGGAAACGGCCATGA
- a CDS encoding sugar ABC transporter substrate-binding protein, translating to MKLLKTFVAAATIALTGLATSAPASADSDPGPAAYHEALNGKRVILIPLAMGFDLAQGWAAILKREVTAFGGTFETRDPNWSTEAGAQAITEAISSTPKPDVLVVMAPDLNSFSRLLKKAQKAGIYVLLIDNPANFKADAYLGSDWTNLGALEAGAAVEACGEGTSGKIGLVQGDEVNATSLFQYEGIMKVLDKHPNLKVVAKPDSNWDPTTSRTVTATMLRQNPDMCAIIDFWDGDATGAAAAIRDAGLQGKVKLITTGGGEKSADCDMLENGTYDAVVMTELVREGGDMVAMIKYLLQSGVQPGEHSAYIYTLEHATTKANMRPDSCWDLKALQALAN from the coding sequence ATGAAACTTCTTAAAACATTTGTCGCAGCCGCGACGATCGCGTTGACGGGCCTGGCCACGAGCGCGCCAGCGTCCGCTGACAGTGACCCCGGCCCGGCGGCCTATCACGAGGCGCTGAACGGCAAGCGGGTGATTTTGATTCCGCTGGCGATGGGCTTTGATCTGGCGCAGGGCTGGGCGGCGATCCTGAAGCGCGAAGTGACGGCCTTTGGCGGCACCTTCGAGACACGCGATCCGAACTGGTCAACAGAGGCCGGGGCGCAGGCGATTACCGAGGCGATCTCCTCAACTCCAAAACCGGATGTGCTGGTGGTGATGGCGCCGGACCTCAACTCTTTCTCGCGTCTGTTGAAGAAAGCGCAGAAGGCGGGCATTTATGTTTTGCTGATCGACAACCCGGCGAACTTCAAGGCTGATGCCTATCTTGGCAGCGACTGGACCAATCTTGGCGCACTTGAAGCGGGTGCGGCGGTTGAAGCCTGTGGCGAGGGCACATCCGGCAAGATCGGTCTGGTTCAGGGCGATGAGGTGAACGCCACCAGCCTGTTCCAATATGAAGGCATCATGAAGGTGCTCGACAAGCATCCAAACCTCAAGGTGGTTGCCAAGCCCGATTCCAACTGGGATCCGACCACGTCGCGGACGGTGACGGCGACGATGCTGCGGCAGAACCCGGACATGTGTGCGATCATTGATTTCTGGGATGGCGATGCAACCGGCGCGGCGGCAGCGATCCGCGATGCGGGGTTGCAGGGCAAGGTTAAGCTGATCACGACCGGCGGTGGTGAGAAATCGGCTGATTGCGACATGCTGGAGAACGGCACCTATGACGCGGTGGTGATGACCGAGCTTGTCCGCGAGGGTGGCGACATGGTTGCGATGATCAAGTACCTGCTGCAAAGCGGCGTGCAACCGGGTGAGCATTCCGCCTATATTTATACGCTGGAGCACGCGACCACCAAGGCGAATATGCGCCCTGACAGCTGCTGGGATCTCAAGGCGTTGCAGGCGCTCGCCAACTAA
- a CDS encoding ABC transporter permease has protein sequence MNKGKFSGGWKLDQARIVLAITVVIFAIAAVTLSGFLTTGNVIAIVRSVAVLGILALGMGIVIVGRGIDLSMVAIMAMSVAWYLQLLNSGWSDHSALAMALLFVLAIGAVNGFLAAYADVPAIFVTLATGSFTFGFVRSQLIPQDAVMVPSEHWIIGVGQFRLEGIPADIYVFLALSLAAFLFLRFTKWGRYIYYAGDNPVAARNAGMPVRPMMVLRYVLSALAAFTAGLLTAASLQSINTRIVNGTLLYDIVLVAVIGGIGLSGGKGGVKNVLIGAFLIGVLLNVMTILDIPELYQNLIKSTILLIAIIVDGLLNPRDEQTAQQGDI, from the coding sequence ATGAACAAAGGAAAGTTTTCTGGGGGTTGGAAGCTTGATCAGGCGCGCATCGTGCTTGCGATCACTGTGGTGATCTTTGCAATCGCCGCGGTCACACTTTCGGGGTTTCTGACCACTGGAAACGTCATCGCCATCGTGCGGTCGGTTGCCGTGCTGGGGATTCTCGCGCTTGGTATGGGGATTGTCATTGTCGGGCGTGGGATTGACCTGTCGATGGTGGCGATTATGGCGATGTCGGTTGCGTGGTATCTGCAACTGCTGAATTCGGGCTGGTCTGATCATAGCGCACTTGCCATGGCGCTGCTGTTTGTTCTGGCGATTGGAGCGGTGAATGGCTTTCTGGCGGCCTATGCCGATGTGCCGGCGATTTTCGTAACACTTGCGACCGGCTCTTTTACCTTTGGTTTTGTGCGCTCGCAGTTGATCCCGCAGGACGCGGTAATGGTGCCCTCGGAGCACTGGATCATTGGGGTCGGGCAATTCCGGCTGGAGGGGATTCCGGCGGATATCTATGTTTTTCTTGCGCTTTCGTTGGCGGCGTTCCTGTTTTTGCGGTTCACCAAATGGGGGCGCTACATCTATTACGCGGGCGACAATCCGGTAGCGGCGCGCAATGCGGGAATGCCGGTGCGCCCGATGATGGTGCTGCGCTATGTCCTGTCGGCGTTGGCGGCGTTCACCGCCGGGTTGCTGACGGCGGCGAGCCTGCAATCCATCAACACCCGGATCGTGAACGGCACGCTTTTATATGACATCGTGCTGGTCGCGGTGATTGGAGGGATTGGTCTTTCGGGGGGCAAGGGCGGGGTGAAGAATGTCCTGATCGGGGCATTTCTGATCGGTGTCTTGCTGAATGTGATGACGATCCTCGATATTCCGGAGCTTTACCAGAACCTGATCAAATCCACGATTCTGCTGATCGCAATCATCGTCGATGGGCTGTTGAATCCACGCGACGAACAAACCGCCCAACAAGGCGACATATGA
- a CDS encoding LysR family transcriptional regulator: MDIRTYAGFAVVAELGNVTRAAEQLSLTQSAVSRQLKALETSLGLKLFEKAGRMLRLTAEGEALYSRVTALLEAERGLRTFADDLKRDAAGLLKIGSCSQLIERYLPAVLKEWNRENPGIDIRIEDGGGPELADKLRAGAINLTISAMPLHPIENFEMVRLGRLAFLAAATPDFLEETGRPIEMAELLAHPILTQNNRHASREVFDAACRLIGEPAKVVMESYSPHTLFSMAEGGLALPLCRLRRG, encoded by the coding sequence ATGGATATTCGCACATATGCAGGTTTTGCGGTTGTGGCCGAGTTGGGCAATGTGACCCGCGCGGCGGAGCAGTTGAGTCTGACGCAATCGGCAGTCTCGCGGCAGTTGAAGGCGCTTGAGACGTCTTTGGGGTTGAAGCTGTTTGAGAAGGCGGGGCGAATGTTGCGTCTGACGGCAGAGGGCGAAGCGCTTTATTCGCGCGTTACGGCGCTATTGGAAGCCGAGCGGGGGTTGAGAACCTTTGCCGATGACCTCAAGCGCGACGCGGCGGGGTTGCTTAAGATTGGGTCGTGTTCGCAGTTGATAGAACGCTATCTGCCAGCGGTTTTGAAGGAATGGAACCGTGAGAACCCCGGCATTGATATCAGGATCGAGGACGGAGGCGGGCCGGAGCTTGCAGACAAGCTGCGGGCCGGGGCGATCAACCTCACGATTTCGGCGATGCCGTTGCATCCGATAGAGAATTTCGAGATGGTCCGGCTGGGGCGGCTGGCGTTTCTGGCGGCGGCAACGCCCGATTTTCTTGAGGAGACCGGGCGGCCGATCGAGATGGCGGAGCTTCTGGCGCATCCGATCCTGACGCAGAACAATCGCCATGCCTCGCGCGAGGTGTTTGACGCGGCTTGCCGCCTGATCGGTGAACCGGCCAAGGTCGTGATGGAGAGCTATTCGCCGCATACGCTTTTTTCGATGGCGGAGGGGGGATTGGCGTTGCCGTTGTGCCGTCTTCGGCGCGGGTGA